Part of the Methanomicrobia archaeon genome is shown below.
CAATCCCGATTCAAACATATCTGGTCATTTGAAGTTGCTCCAGCCATGGAGTAAGTTATTAGATCGGGTACTTATAACGGTCATGGTTTATGGGACATTACCAAAAGTTTGGTTCTTAACTATAAAATCGGGTAAACCCCTAGCAGTTGGTTAGGCTTAAAGTTGTATAATAATTTTAGAGGATTTTGAAAAACCCTCACTGAGGGTATTTATTAATGTTATATACACTACCGCATATAATTATATATCATGAAAAATTTTGTTGAACTTGGTTTGAATGAGGCGTACAAGCGGGTGGAGCGGCTTGGAGATCGGCTAGCGGAGATAGAATCGATGGTAGATTGGGAAGCGTTCCGCCCGATAGTGGGCGACATGTTCGATAACCGGAGTGAGCGGGGCGGCAGACCGAACATCGATGAAGTGGTAATGGTCAAGCTGCTCGTGCTCCAGTAATGGCACGGGCTCTCCGATCCCGAACTCGAGAAGCAGGCTGCGGATAAGCTCTCATTCCTGAAATGAAGTTTCTCGGATTCCCAAAGGATATCCCTGATTTTACGACCGTCTGGTATTTCAGAGAGCGGTTGGCGAAGACGGGAAGAGACCGAGCGATCTGGGCAGAGCTGCAGCGACAACTTGATGCGCTAGGTCTGAAGGTACGGCAAGGAGTCGTCCAGGATGCAACGTTTATTACCGCTGATCCGGGTCATGCAAAGGCTGATGCGCCACGCGGAGAGGATGCGGAGACGAGACGAAGCAAGGATGGCTCGTGGGCAAAGAAAGGCAGCAAGTCCTACTTTGGCTTTAAGCTCCACAGTAAACTGGATACCGACTTTGGCCTTATACGGGCGCTCGAAACGACTCCCGCGTCGGTTCACGACAGCCAGCTAGACCTCTCTAAGGAAGGCGAAGTCGTGTATCGAGATCGTGGTTATCAGGGCGTAACGCCCAAAGGGTACTCAGCAACGATGAAACGGGGCGCTCGCGATCATCCGCTTGGCATTATGGATAGATTGCGGAATTTGAGAATCAGCAAGAAGAGAGCGCCCGGCGAACGGCATATGCCGTGATAAAGCGGGTATTCAACGCCGGACACGTCATGGTTACCACGGTGCCACGAGTGCAGGTCAAGATGCTCTTTACCGCTTTTGGATTCAACCTCTATCAGTTACACACGCTCAGGAGGCAGGGAGTGGTCTAGCCGAGCGTGAGCTATCGACAAAAAACAGGAAAAGAAGGGAATTTAGCCCATTAGACGGCAAAAAAGCCGAAAAAGACGCGTTAACAACAGCACTAGGGGCAGAATGGTTTTGAAGGCTCTTAAAACCAGACGTTAATCAAAGTCCTCCTTATTTTACTAATCATATCCTCCCAAGTTTATATCTCTTTTTGAAAGCATAAACATGAATTATATGATTTGGTGTAGTCCATTTTATTATTTCTTCGCTAATGGGTCTGTAAAGTTTTCCGTCCATAAATTTATCCGCTACTGTAAATCCAAATCCGGTGAGCAGCCCTCCAATCCCACCAATGGGTAAAGTAACAAGAGTACCAATAGCAGCAATTCCCAAAGAAATTTCATAGTTAGCAAAATTATTCACTTTATTTCTAAATCTATCTGTTTCGCTCCATACATTCTCAAAAATTGTGGAAATTTCTTTTGATTTTTCGTTGATCATATCTACCTTCTCTTTATTAATTCCTTTATTTAGAGCAATCATGACCTTCCTTAGGTCATATAACCCATATTCATCGCTTAATTCGATTGCTCCATCTATATTTTTAGGAGCAATCAATTTTAACTTGTCATTTAAAAATTTTCCAACTTCTGATGGGAATTCGAACTTTTGATCTATGTTAACTCTCATTAATTGCTGTAGCACTTCTTAAGTCCTCTGCTCATTGATACAATTTCTCTGAGGGGGGATAGATACGATCTAATGATAAATCGAGATGCACATAGGAGTAAGGCAGCCTTTGAGGGATCTAAACTTAATTGAATTGCTATCTCTTCAGCTAGCTCATCATAGCCAAGTAGCTTTAATGCAGAGTAAGAGTTATAATACCACGCAACCAAAATTTTCTTAGTTAAAAAATTTTCTTTCTCTCTTTCACTAGTTAAAACAGAAAGCTCCCGGCTTAAAATTGTTATATTATCTAAACTGCTAAAAGTACCAATTTTATACCGTTCTAATAATAAACGTTCTAAAGGAGATGACGATTCTCCCCCCTCGTTTAACTCTTTTAATAGCCATTCAGAAAAACCGAAATCAGATAAATAAATAAATAAATTCTTCAGCCCACTCAAATACTTTTTTTATGATTCTCACTACCTAAAGGAACTGCACTAGACGGTGGTATTGATGGAATAATCTTAGGTGGTTGTAATTCTGTAAATATACCTTCAAAAAAATCCATGTTTTCATAACTGGTAGGTTCATCTCCAAGAACAAAATTTACTTTCCCTATTTTTGCTAGATCAATTAGACGATCTATATCGTCAACTCCGAAGCCATGAACTTTTTCAAATTCATCATGTTTTTCTATCGAGTGCAGTTCAATAATGGTAGTCCCGTAAAAGAGAATCTGATACCAAAGTTTCTCATAGCCCATTGATTCTGTGTAAGGTTCGTTAAGTTTTAAGCGATCTTTTGGAGGATATCTTTCATCCTTTCTAAATTTCCCCTCGTGTAACACTTTAAGAAAAATTTTTTGTTGCTCTTCTTCTTTTGCTTTATAATCTTCCAAAAATTCTTTCTTCATTTTTATAATCTTCTCAGTCACATACCCCGTACTTAAGTACAGGGTATGCCCTTAAGTATAAGTGTCTATGGCGTACACTAGCCGTTTATCACACACACATAAAAGCTTTTCGATTTTTTTTATTTTTGCTTTCCTCCAAAAAGTTTGTGATAAAGCGTTATGTACCCGGTTTTGTGCGCTCTCAGTTTTTCTTTTTCTCGTAACTATACCCCTTCTGCCCCAATATGTACTTCTCCACCACCTCCCCGCCATGCCCTACCTTCTTCGCTGCCACTTCGCCCATGCAATGACTTTTGCAGATAACCATAAGGACCGTCAAAATCATATAAAGGCTTTTCTATTTTTAAACATAAAGAAACTTCTGATACACAATCTACACTCTGCTAAGCATTAAATCAAACTTTTCCTAAAAGTTTGTCGAGATGAGCACCACACGGCTTATCTCTGATTCGTTCGCAATCTCATAGTTGTAGCCTAATTCCCTTAACGCATCTGCAATCTCACGCGCGAATTCCTTTACTTTCACGTGCGAGGGCATTGCGTCCCGACTCAGCCGTTTTCGCGAGTAGCCGATATGCATATACGCCTTCACCTCGATGAAGTCGGGATTGGCTCGCCCTAACAACTCCGCATAGCCTCCGGGGTTGATCATGTTAAGGCCGTCGATGCACGTGATTCTTACGGCTCTTCTCGTTTGCCCTTTCAGCTTTCGCAGCTCGTCCAGCGAATCTTTTATACGAGACCAGTACTGCGCGTGTGACGCCTGCCTGTACGTGGCTTCGTCCGGTGCATTTAAGGAGAGGTACAATTGAAACGGGCGAATTTCTCGTAACACTTCGGGATTCGTGCCGTTGGTCACCACAAACGTGGTCATGCCACGCGCGTGGAACTCCTGAATGAGCTCGTTCAAATACGGGTACAGGGTGGGCTCGCCGATGAGCGAAATAGCAGCATGCTTGGGAACCGCAGCCTCTGCAAATGCAGCCGTGCCAGTCCGGTCAGAGCCTTTGAACCCTGATATGAGCCTTTTTTGCTCTTTTAGGCACTCCTCTACGAGCTCCTCAGGCGGATCCCACACGATCGGTTCATGCTCGATTCCGATGGTAAACGCCTCGAGTGGACGCCAGCAATGAACACAGCGCTGATTGCAGAAGATCGACGGCGTCATCTGGATGCAGCGATGCGCACGAATGCCGTAGAATTTGCCTTTATAGCAATTGCCCTCACCGCGCAGTGATTTCCGCAGCCACAGGCACGTCTTCACCGCACTGTGCTTGTGCGCGCCTATGAAATGGTAGCCCTGCCGTTCCAGGACGTTTAGCGTCTCTTCAGTGTAATTCAACGTAGCCCTCGGTTCCATTCACACGCACCTCATCATCATTTCTTATCAGATCGCCGTCAATCGGGTCGATCTCCAGCGAGTCAACCACCGGTATCTCCGCGATAATCGCACCAACCGCAACTATTGTGCCCGCACTACGAGTAATCATGGCCAATGGGCTTTTACCATGCTTTTTTAGCTGATAAATCACGTACGAACCGACGGTAGAGCCCTTCCCGCCCGGAAAAATCAAAATACGATCCGTTATGCTTTCACCGTAAATATCAAGAGCTTTATCGACGATGATGCCCGTGACAGGGTCTACAGCGCCGAGGAAGGAGATCTTCTGTCGCGTAATCAATGCTTTTCCGGTCGCCGTTCCTTTCGAGATGCCCCTACCCTTTATTCTCGTCATCCATACTCCCCGCCAGTTCGGTCTACCATTCTGTACTTCGGAATCGCCGCCCGCTATCATCCCTTACATCTAGTATCTAATGAAGAAGTGGGGAATTTATAAGGATAAAACGGGTATTATTCTGTGAAGGCGATAGAAATGGAGGAGAGCGGAAAAGACTTAACGGAAAAAGAGAGAGAACAGCAAGCGGAAATACAATCGCTGCTCTTACAACTGCGACAATACCAAGCGCAGGCAGAACAAACGACGCAAGAGTTACTTTTCGTCCGGCAGGCGATAGCAGAGCATGATAAAGCGATAGAGACGATAACGCAGTTGAAGAAGATGAAAGCCGGGGACGAGTTGCTCGTACCTATAGGTGCAAACTCAACTATTTACGTTACACTCAGCAGCGTGGATAAAATAATCGT
Proteins encoded:
- a CDS encoding DUF126 domain-containing protein, whose translation is MIAGGDSEVQNGRPNWRGVWMTRIKGRGISKGTATGKALITRQKISFLGAVDPVTGIIVDKALDIYGESITDRILIFPGGKGSTVGSYVIYQLKKHGKSPLAMITRSAGTIVAVGAIIAEIPVVDSLEIDPIDGDLIRNDDEVRVNGTEGYVELH
- a CDS encoding prefoldin subunit alpha, which gives rise to MKAIEMEESGKDLTEKEREQQAEIQSLLLQLRQYQAQAEQTTQELLFVRQAIAEHDKAIETITQLKKMKAGDELLVPIGANSTIYVTLSSVDKIIVRLGGGVSAERDPDSSVAYLTEKKSELENAQREMTNMLQKIEQEAQGLQARLQELAV
- a CDS encoding 4-demethylwyosine synthase TYW1, translated to MEPRATLNYTEETLNVLERQGYHFIGAHKHSAVKTCLWLRKSLRGEGNCYKGKFYGIRAHRCIQMTPSIFCNQRCVHCWRPLEAFTIGIEHEPIVWDPPEELVEECLKEQKRLISGFKGSDRTGTAAFAEAAVPKHAAISLIGEPTLYPYLNELIQEFHARGMTTFVVTNGTNPEVLREIRPFQLYLSLNAPDEATYRQASHAQYWSRIKDSLDELRKLKGQTRRAVRITCIDGLNMINPGGYAELLGRANPDFIEVKAYMHIGYSRKRLSRDAMPSHVKVKEFAREIADALRELGYNYEIANESEISRVVLISTNF